Genomic DNA from Corylus avellana chromosome ca4, CavTom2PMs-1.0:
attacaaaaattattcCAAAATTATGTTATATAAACTAAGGGAACAAAATTATGAGGAACTTGTTACTTTCTGGGAATAAAGTAAGCAACAACGGTAAAAATGGTCTGCGTTAAAGCAAGTAGGAGCAAAAAGGCAGCTGCAAGAAATGAAATCAATGCCCAAGGACTGTTAAAATAGTTGTGCCTCAATTTTGCCATCCACACATTCTGTCGTCTTCTGCAATGCTTGTGCACATCTCTAAGAATTTGATCATAACATAAGTTGGTTATACCGACATTGTGACCAATCTTGTTAAACATGGTGGAGACAGCTTCATCATCACCCAACCAATTTTCAATAATTCCTTGTCGACGAAGTAATTCAACGTCCTTTGGAGAGTTGATGAGATTATCCATGAAGATCATATATTCTGTGAAGTATTTGGGAATATTATTTCGACTGTATTGCTCATATGCAACTAGATTTCGAAAGAAAGATTCTGATCGATCTTCTATTTTTAAAGGTGGAATTTCCATTACCCCATTGTTGAACTTTATGTCAAAGAAGCTACCTCCTCTCTCTAGCTTCTTGAATTTGACTCCAGCCTCTTGAAGCTCTGTGGCAGTAGGTATCGACTTCCACTCTTCCTCATCTACATCATTCCCACCTGTATTGATTTCTACATATGGTGGAGTGACAGATTTATGTGCCAAAGCAAGTAGATGCCCAATGTTTTGGGCATCTACTTGATTCCCAATGTTATGTGCCAAATCAAGTAGTAGATCATGCCCAATGTTTTGGAGCGATTCATCAACTGATTCTGTAAATATTAAACTTCTGCAAGAGAGCATGAAATAATAAATGAGGTTGTCCTGCTGGTTGGGAACCTGAGTCATCTcgatcaatttagtgacaacaaAAAATGGAAGTTGGTTTTCGAATAGCACTAGATCACGCCATAATTTATGGGCCATCCAACCCAATCGCAAGATTGGGTCACATGGATCACCTATTAGATTCTTCATTGTTAACTTGCGAAACAACTCAATGAAGAAGCACCCATCAAGAAGCAACATTTCTACAAACTCATCCGAGGTTAGGCTAATGGGTTCTGCATAGCATCTTCGAGCTCTTCCTTCCAATTCTCTCATGGCCTTAATGTATCTTTCCACACTGCTTTCGTTTCTCCTTTGGACAAGTTGTTGTAAATAACGCAATTTGTGCTCTTCCATTTGCTTCAACTCATCCTTGCCGTAGTGGTAAGGACCGATGGCAAGCAATTCAGGTTCGTATGCTTTCTCATTTACCTTGCGTAACTGGCTGTCCACTTTAAATATACAACACCCCGGAACATTTGGATTCAAGCCAGCAAGCTTTTCATCAATACGAATGGAGACAAGATCAAGTACTCCATCAATATCGCTCATGTTCTAATTAAACAAATTGTACGTACAAGTCTTATCTGTTCCAAAGACATTGCACAAAACCAATCACTAACTTTAATGAATTTCAAGCTTGACAATTACATATAAATCCATCTACGAATAAAATCAATGTCTTGAAGCCCGATAAATTATTTCACCTATCAGTctgtttagttttttctttccttcctttCCCTTCTCTTGCTTACACAACTAGCTAGGCTGCTGAAGATTTCGATCTCATTGGCATTTACATTCACTTAGGTTCCATTTTCAAAGCATTATCTTAGAGccactattattttattttatagctAATTTGTAATAGGGGTTGTagcaacatatatatttatttcactttcactttcgtGGTGATCATGGGATAGGAAGATACATGATCCTAGCTAGCTATTTCCTTCAAACTTCTTACTTCAATTACATTAACATAAAACGACAAGTTGTTTCTATTGTTTAGcaaggttaaaaaataaaataataaataaataaaatgctagAAGTGGATGGCGGGTGCNNNNNNNNNNNNNNNNNNNNNNNNTTAATAAAGTCAATGTGtttaagcccaatttcacctATCGGTCAGTTTAGTTGtttctttccttcctttttcaaAGCATTATCTTAGAGagacaattattttattttatatatagctAATTAGTAATAGGGTTGTAGGAACATATTTATTGCACTTTCACTTCCATGGTGATGGGATAGGAAGATACATGATcctatttttccttcaaacttctTACTTCAATTACATAAACATAAAACGACAGGCTGTTTCTATAGTTTAGCAAGgttggaaaataaataaataaataaataaaatgctagAAGTGGATGGCGGGTGCATGCAAGGATGCAGCACCAATATGAATATAAATCATGATTTTCAGTGCAAATGGAGGGTGAAACTCAATATGAGAGCTTAAAAATCTTTAAATGATcgtaaatataataattaacaGGAGTTGAGAGTAACATATTGAACAGTTATATTAAACTTTGAGTTAAGATAAAATGCAGGCATTGCTATAACAATTGCCAATGTTGTTCCTTCTATTTTGGACATTCAAAAACCCGAAAATGAAATCGCCTATAATATTTTAGCAtcttagagaagaaaaaaattgcatgaaaaaagaaaaaagaaaaagggagaagGAATGGACGATAGATATATCCTCTAGCTGCAGATTGTTTCTTCGCCTTTAAGCATAAAATACAAGACGGCTAATTACTACACTTAAACAtagttttatctttttaacTAAGAGAGAGCATGTAGAAGTGGTCGCAGATCGACAACAACATGAATGAAgatcctatatatatagtgcTTGGCCTAGATCGACAAGGCCTTGTCATGCTCTAAGTGAGTTAGACCGTCTTTGATTAATTGAGTTACATCTCCCAAGCCTGACTCTGTCAACACATTACATCCAAAACCTTCGTTTCCTCTCCGATTTTGGGCTGGCAAAGCGTAGACTTTTGGGGGCAACCTTTATTCTTTAACCTTAATATATTGGTAGTTGGAGAGattcataatataataatttggcaatttaatttagggttatttttaaacaaagttaaaattttggataaaaccttttattttttattgtaatatgacataaaagatagcaataattttaaatgtatcgtaattgaaattatttattaatattttatttttgctaaaaagtgaaaaattatttttcaaaactttctTACACGTGCCAAGGTTTTTGCTCCGTAGATGTATGGCAAGCTATTGCTTGGGAATTGGGATGTCTCATTGCCATGCCTAGCTATAAAACAGACGTGTCCTGATCAGTgacttaattccaaattaaactTCTGAATTTtgattcttatatatatatatatatatatcgtcaATAggtcaataataaatttagaaatattataatgacaataaaatgCGTAAGAGAAACCCTCTCTTTCTCGCTAATTTCGTTTGAAGTTCAGATTCAATTTTCTCACAGTAAAAAGAGAAGTAAACCAGTTGGAATCAGAGGAAGGGAAAAAGGGTAAAGGTGTTATATATTTTGGAGCAggaatgatttatttttttaatcatcttgTTGCGGGTTTATATTCTTTGCTTGAAGGGGGCCGGGAGGGGAGAACAAAGAATTTAATGATGAAGGAGAACAAGTCTCGAGCACCGGAAGTAGGTAGATCTGGGGTAGAAAACCAGATGctctctaaaaataataatattacttgCTCAATAACTACaagtcaacttttttttttttttttttttttaagtcaactATTTCTCTTCCAGCTGTTTTTGTCTTAATTCATTTGGTGTCCAAAACTTATTCTTGATTAAATAGtgcactcaaaaaataaaattaaattaaatggttcattaaaaataagggtaaatatattataagtttttgagtcaattcaaaaaaaaaaaaaaaaaaaattttaaggtttttttattttttatttttttcaaaaatttattttatgagtCAATCGAAATGTCAATAAAATttctaccgtcaaaattttgCAACGGAAGAACTCAGAGTACCATTAAGCATACATCTTGGCAAATTTATAATAGAAACCTGGGAATCCGGATTGCAGCTCAATCCCAGCCATGGCCCATTACACGGTTCGTTACCAGACCATTCAAACATACCCAAAAATGAACAATCAATCTACAAGAGAACATCATAGAGCAATCGACCAGCTTTTATTCatcaaattcataaaataaaataaaaaacccagtATTCTCTCTGTCTCCTGCTGAatccacactctctctctctctctctctctctccccggCCATTGCTGCTTACCAAACCCAACTCTTTTTTCGCCTACAACCCATTTTAGGAAATCCAAATCTCACCCAAAACTGAAATTCCcaaatctctctctccatctctatcttccctctctctctacgCACGGGGCACTGCAGCAACGCCGACCAAAATGGTGCatttcaaccaatctaacgacagttaaaaaattttaacagtagaaattttattggcatttcgattgacccaatgaataaattttccaaaaaaaaaaacttatggagtttttgttttttttacaagttGACTCAGggaattataatatatttactctcaaaataataataatacttccTCAATAATTAAAAGTGAACTATTTCTCTTCCAGTCGTTTTAGGCTTAACTCATTTGGTGTCCAAAACTTGTTCTTAATTAAATAGTGCATTCctggcaaaaaaataaaaaataaaaaattagatatagtgcattaataataataataatattacttcCTCAATAACTAAAAGTCAACTATTTCTCTTCCAGTTGTTTTTGTCTTAACTCATTTGGTGTCcaaaatttattcttaattaaCTAGTgcactaattaaaaatactaatattaCTTCCTCAATAACTAAAAGTCAACTATTTCTCTTCCAATTGTTTTTGTCTTAACTCATTTGATGTCCAAAACttattcttaattatttgaGGATTGGGTAGTTGTGGATATATAGCCACAAATGTCTGAACATGGACGTGTTGGACATGAAGAACCGGAGGAGTACTTGTTCCCCATGGAAG
This window encodes:
- the LOC132178354 gene encoding UPF0481 protein At3g47200-like; amino-acid sequence: MSDIDGVLDLVSIRIDEKLAGLNPNVPGCCIFKVDSQLRKVNEKAYEPELLAIGPYHYGKDELKQMEEHKLRYLQQLVQRRNESSVERYIKAMRELEGRARRCYAEPISLTSDEFVEMLLLDGCFFIELFRKLTMKNLIGDPCDPILRLGWMAHKLWRDLVLFENQLPFFVVTKLIEMTQVPNQQDNLIYYFMLSCRSLIFTESVDESLQNIGHDLLLDLAHNIGNQVDAQNIGHLLALAHKSVTPPYVEINTGGNDVDEEEWKSIPTATELQEAGVKFKKLERGGSFFDIKFNNGVMEIPPLKIEDRSESFFRNLVAYEQYSRNNIPKYFTEYMIFMDNLINSPKDVELLRRQGIIENWLGDDEAVSTMFNKIGHNVGITNLCYDQILRDVHKHCRRRQNVWMAKLRHNYFNSPWALISFLAAAFLLLLALTQTIFTVVAYFIPRK